A region from the Aegilops tauschii subsp. strangulata cultivar AL8/78 chromosome 5, Aet v6.0, whole genome shotgun sequence genome encodes:
- the LOC109755661 gene encoding uncharacterized protein isoform X6: MDRRAASQGDYDEQDRRVKGAEVFVGGLPRSATEGTLREIFSTCGEIVDLRIMKDQNGVSKGFGFVRFAERECAYIAKRQKNGIELQGKRLAVDLSLDQDTLFFGNLCKEWSAEEFEELIHKTFKDVISVDLATASNLDSSTSKRRLNRGFAFVRFSSHGAAARVLRIGSRTDFMLGGILHPAINWAERESNVDADEMAKIKTAFVGNLPANANEEYLKKLFGHFGEVIRVAVSRKGQYPVGFIHFGSRSELDNAIKEMDGKTVSGPNRGPSFKIQVSVARPAVENDNKRSREEVKTRRSNVSGGKPDYSHGRYGHDSVERQTKAPRLSNRVADVTDPYEAALNSLPSAVNELLLRILRLGIGSAYDIDIHCIKSLSELPESGAVAVLNQFLITGSDKRNKGEYFLSLIAKRKVEAFGAAQILQDTTYLSRNSEIQTKRYRHQDYDYTASGSSRYSSLGGYPSSSYVDDPIVSQSRRYGEERPAVVRYPEPRLRREEVLLEPRPNIGRQLDRIYTQEQSYNERSAHEPRQDTGRHLDRRDIHEHSYKERSAHEPRQDTGRHLDRRYTQEQSYNERSAHETRQDTGRHLDRRNIHEQSYIERSAHEPRQNTGRHIERRYTQEQSYIERPAEVVLPRERRLVSAAGYATNIEPEFKSRSSAEYSAEHQQMRFDPYTGEPYKFDPFTGEPIRPEPSLRRSGSLY, from the exons ATG GACAGGAGGGCGGCGTCGCAAGGGGATTACGACGAGCAAG ACCGGCGAGTGAAAGGCGCCGAGGTGTTCGTCGGCGGGCTGCCGCGGTCGGCGACGGAGGGGACACTCCGAGAG ATATTTTCTACTTGTGGTGAGATTGTCGACTTGCGCATAATGAAGGATCAGAATGGTGTTTCCAAG GGATTTGGATTTGTGCGATTTGCAGAAAGGGAGTGTGCTTACATTGCTAAAAGGCAAAAGAATGGGATTGAG CTTCAAGGAAAGCGACTAGCTGTTGATCTTTCTTTGGATCAAGATACACTCTTCTTTGGAAATCTTTGCAAAG AATGGAGTgctgaagaatttgaagaattgATTCATAAG AcattcaaagatgtcatatcagTTGACCTTGCAACGGCTTCAAATCTTGATTCTTCAACGAGCAAAAGACGTCTAAATCGAGGCTTTGCGTTCGTGCGATTTTCTTCCCATGGA GCTGCAGCACGTGTACTCCGTATTGGTTCCAGAACAGATTTTATGCTTGGTGGTATTTTGCATCCAGCAATAAATTGGGCTGAGAGGGAGTCTAATGTGGATGCTGATGAAATGGCCAAG ATTAAGACTGCTTTTGTTGGTAATCTACCAGCAAATGCCAATGAGGAATATTTGAAAAAGCTTTTTGGACATTTTGGAGAG GTAATTCGGGTTGCGGTCTCAAGAAAAGGACAATACCCAGTTGGATTCATTCACTTTGGCAGTCGTTCA GAGCTTGACAATGCAATAAAAGAAATGGATGGTAAAACTGTCAGCGGACCTAACCGAGGGCCATCTTTCAAGATCCAG GTTTCAGTTGCTCGACCTGCAGTAGAGAACGATAATAAGAGAAGTCGTGAAGAGGTGAAAACTAGAAGATCAAATGTATCAGGAGGCAAGCCAGATTATTCTCATGGCAGATACGGACATGATTCGGTTGAACGTCAAACGAAAGCTCCAAGACTATCAAACAGG GTGGCTGATGTCACTGATCCCTATGAAGCAGCTCTTAATTCACTACCTTCAGCCGTCAACGAACTCTTACTTCGTATTTTACGTCTTGGAATTGGCAGTGCATACGAC ATTGACATCCACTGCATAAAGAGCCTCAGTGAGCTCCCTGAGTCAGGTGCTGTTGCCGTCCTTAATCAG TTTTTGATAACAGGTTCTGACAAACGCAATAAAGGAGAATATTTCCTTTCATTAATTGCTAAG CGCAAGGTTGAGGCTTTTGGCGCAGCACAAATATTACAGGATACTACTTATTTGTCCAGAAATTCTGAAATACAAACCAAGCGATACCGACATCAAGATTACGATTACACGGCATCCGG GAGCAGTAGATACAGCTCCCTAGGCGGTTATCCTTCCTCCTCTTATGTTGACGATCCAATAGTGTCTCAGTCAAGAAGATATGGCGAAGAAAGACCCGCTGTTGTAAGATACCCAGAACCAAGACTGCGTCGAGAAGAAGTACTACTTGAACCAAGACCAAATATTGGAAGGCAACTAGATCGAATATACACACAAGAACAGAGTTATAACGAAAGATCCGCACATGAACCCAGGCAGGACACTGGAAGGCATCTAGATCGAAGAGACATACATGAGCATAGTTATAAGGAAAGGTCGGCACATGAACCCAGACAGGACACTGGAAGGCATCTAGATCGAAGATACACACAAGAACAGAGTTATAATGAAAGATCAGCACATGAAACCAGGCAGGACACCGGAAGGCATCTAGATCGTAGAAACATACATGAGCAGAGTTATATTGAGAGATCAGCACATGAACCCAGACAGAACACTGGAAGGCATATAGAGCGAAGATACACACAAGAACAGAGTTACATTGAAAGACCAGCCGAAGTTGTTCTCCCTAGGGAAAGAAGATTGGTATCTGCCGCAGGGTACGCCACAAACATAGAACCAGAATTCAAGTCCAGGTCCTCTGCTGAATATTCTGCTGAACATCAGCAAATGAGGTTTGATCCCTACACAGGGGAGCCTTACAAGTTTGATCCCTTCACTGGGGAGCCCATCAGGCCAGAACCAAGCCTGCGTCGCTCAGGAAGCTTATACTGA
- the LOC109755661 gene encoding uncharacterized protein isoform X7 — translation MDRRAASQGDYDEQDRRVKGAEVFVGGLPRSATEGTLREIFSTCGEIVDLRIMKDQNGVSKGFGFVRFAERECAYIAKRQKNGIELQGKRLAVDLSLDQDTLFFGNLCKEWSAEEFEELIHKTFKDVISVDLATASNLDSSTSKRRLNRGFAFVRFSSHGAAARVLRIGSRTDFMLGGILHPAINWAERESNVDADEMAKIKTAFVGNLPANANEEYLKKLFGHFGEVIRVAVSRKGQYPVGFIHFGSRSELDNAIKEMDGKTVSGPNRGPSFKIQVSVARPAVENDNKRSREEVKTRRSNVSGGKPDYSHGRYGHDSVERQTKAPRLSNRVADVTDPYEAALNSLPSAVNELLLRILRLGIGSAYDIDIHCIKSLSELPESGAVAVLNQFLITGSDKRNKGEYFLSLIAKRKVEAFGAAQILQDTTYLSRNSEIQTKRYRHQDYDYTASGRYSSLGGYPSSSYVDDPIVSQSRRYGEERPAVVRYPEPRLRREEVLLEPRPNIGRQLDRIYTQEQSYNERSAHEPRQDTGRHLDRRDIHEHSYKERSAHEPRQDTGRHLDRRYTQEQSYNERSAHETRQDTGRHLDRRNIHEQSYIERSAHEPRQNTGRHIERRYTQEQSYIERPAEVVLPRERRLVSAAGYATNIEPEFKSRSSAEYSAEHQQMRFDPYTGEPYKFDPFTGEPIRPEPSLRRSGSLY, via the exons ATG GACAGGAGGGCGGCGTCGCAAGGGGATTACGACGAGCAAG ACCGGCGAGTGAAAGGCGCCGAGGTGTTCGTCGGCGGGCTGCCGCGGTCGGCGACGGAGGGGACACTCCGAGAG ATATTTTCTACTTGTGGTGAGATTGTCGACTTGCGCATAATGAAGGATCAGAATGGTGTTTCCAAG GGATTTGGATTTGTGCGATTTGCAGAAAGGGAGTGTGCTTACATTGCTAAAAGGCAAAAGAATGGGATTGAG CTTCAAGGAAAGCGACTAGCTGTTGATCTTTCTTTGGATCAAGATACACTCTTCTTTGGAAATCTTTGCAAAG AATGGAGTgctgaagaatttgaagaattgATTCATAAG AcattcaaagatgtcatatcagTTGACCTTGCAACGGCTTCAAATCTTGATTCTTCAACGAGCAAAAGACGTCTAAATCGAGGCTTTGCGTTCGTGCGATTTTCTTCCCATGGA GCTGCAGCACGTGTACTCCGTATTGGTTCCAGAACAGATTTTATGCTTGGTGGTATTTTGCATCCAGCAATAAATTGGGCTGAGAGGGAGTCTAATGTGGATGCTGATGAAATGGCCAAG ATTAAGACTGCTTTTGTTGGTAATCTACCAGCAAATGCCAATGAGGAATATTTGAAAAAGCTTTTTGGACATTTTGGAGAG GTAATTCGGGTTGCGGTCTCAAGAAAAGGACAATACCCAGTTGGATTCATTCACTTTGGCAGTCGTTCA GAGCTTGACAATGCAATAAAAGAAATGGATGGTAAAACTGTCAGCGGACCTAACCGAGGGCCATCTTTCAAGATCCAG GTTTCAGTTGCTCGACCTGCAGTAGAGAACGATAATAAGAGAAGTCGTGAAGAGGTGAAAACTAGAAGATCAAATGTATCAGGAGGCAAGCCAGATTATTCTCATGGCAGATACGGACATGATTCGGTTGAACGTCAAACGAAAGCTCCAAGACTATCAAACAGG GTGGCTGATGTCACTGATCCCTATGAAGCAGCTCTTAATTCACTACCTTCAGCCGTCAACGAACTCTTACTTCGTATTTTACGTCTTGGAATTGGCAGTGCATACGAC ATTGACATCCACTGCATAAAGAGCCTCAGTGAGCTCCCTGAGTCAGGTGCTGTTGCCGTCCTTAATCAG TTTTTGATAACAGGTTCTGACAAACGCAATAAAGGAGAATATTTCCTTTCATTAATTGCTAAG CGCAAGGTTGAGGCTTTTGGCGCAGCACAAATATTACAGGATACTACTTATTTGTCCAGAAATTCTGAAATACAAACCAAGCGATACCGACATCAAGATTACGATTACACGGCATCCGG TAGATACAGCTCCCTAGGCGGTTATCCTTCCTCCTCTTATGTTGACGATCCAATAGTGTCTCAGTCAAGAAGATATGGCGAAGAAAGACCCGCTGTTGTAAGATACCCAGAACCAAGACTGCGTCGAGAAGAAGTACTACTTGAACCAAGACCAAATATTGGAAGGCAACTAGATCGAATATACACACAAGAACAGAGTTATAACGAAAGATCCGCACATGAACCCAGGCAGGACACTGGAAGGCATCTAGATCGAAGAGACATACATGAGCATAGTTATAAGGAAAGGTCGGCACATGAACCCAGACAGGACACTGGAAGGCATCTAGATCGAAGATACACACAAGAACAGAGTTATAATGAAAGATCAGCACATGAAACCAGGCAGGACACCGGAAGGCATCTAGATCGTAGAAACATACATGAGCAGAGTTATATTGAGAGATCAGCACATGAACCCAGACAGAACACTGGAAGGCATATAGAGCGAAGATACACACAAGAACAGAGTTACATTGAAAGACCAGCCGAAGTTGTTCTCCCTAGGGAAAGAAGATTGGTATCTGCCGCAGGGTACGCCACAAACATAGAACCAGAATTCAAGTCCAGGTCCTCTGCTGAATATTCTGCTGAACATCAGCAAATGAGGTTTGATCCCTACACAGGGGAGCCTTACAAGTTTGATCCCTTCACTGGGGAGCCCATCAGGCCAGAACCAAGCCTGCGTCGCTCAGGAAGCTTATACTGA
- the LOC109755661 gene encoding uncharacterized protein isoform X5 — MDRRAASQGDYDEQDRRVKGAEVFVGGLPRSATEGTLREQIFSTCGEIVDLRIMKDQNGVSKGFGFVRFAERECAYIAKRQKNGIELQGKRLAVDLSLDQDTLFFGNLCKEWSAEEFEELIHKTFKDVISVDLATASNLDSSTSKRRLNRGFAFVRFSSHGAAARVLRIGSRTDFMLGGILHPAINWAERESNVDADEMAKIKTAFVGNLPANANEEYLKKLFGHFGEVIRVAVSRKGQYPVGFIHFGSRSELDNAIKEMDGKTVSGPNRGPSFKIQVSVARPAVENDNKRSREEVKTRRSNVSGGKPDYSHGRYGHDSVERQTKAPRLSNRVADVTDPYEAALNSLPSAVNELLLRILRLGIGSAYDIDIHCIKSLSELPESGAVAVLNQFLITGSDKRNKGEYFLSLIAKRKVEAFGAAQILQDTTYLSRNSEIQTKRYRHQDYDYTASGSSRYSSLGGYPSSSYVDDPIVSQSRRYGEERPAVVRYPEPRLRREEVLLEPRPNIGRQLDRIYTQEQSYNERSAHEPRQDTGRHLDRRDIHEHSYKERSAHEPRQDTGRHLDRRYTQEQSYNERSAHETRQDTGRHLDRRNIHEQSYIERSAHEPRQNTGRHIERRYTQEQSYIERPAEVVLPRERRLVSAAGYATNIEPEFKSRSSAEYSAEHQQMRFDPYTGEPYKFDPFTGEPIRPEPSLRRSGSLY, encoded by the exons ATG GACAGGAGGGCGGCGTCGCAAGGGGATTACGACGAGCAAG ACCGGCGAGTGAAAGGCGCCGAGGTGTTCGTCGGCGGGCTGCCGCGGTCGGCGACGGAGGGGACACTCCGAGAG CAGATATTTTCTACTTGTGGTGAGATTGTCGACTTGCGCATAATGAAGGATCAGAATGGTGTTTCCAAG GGATTTGGATTTGTGCGATTTGCAGAAAGGGAGTGTGCTTACATTGCTAAAAGGCAAAAGAATGGGATTGAG CTTCAAGGAAAGCGACTAGCTGTTGATCTTTCTTTGGATCAAGATACACTCTTCTTTGGAAATCTTTGCAAAG AATGGAGTgctgaagaatttgaagaattgATTCATAAG AcattcaaagatgtcatatcagTTGACCTTGCAACGGCTTCAAATCTTGATTCTTCAACGAGCAAAAGACGTCTAAATCGAGGCTTTGCGTTCGTGCGATTTTCTTCCCATGGA GCTGCAGCACGTGTACTCCGTATTGGTTCCAGAACAGATTTTATGCTTGGTGGTATTTTGCATCCAGCAATAAATTGGGCTGAGAGGGAGTCTAATGTGGATGCTGATGAAATGGCCAAG ATTAAGACTGCTTTTGTTGGTAATCTACCAGCAAATGCCAATGAGGAATATTTGAAAAAGCTTTTTGGACATTTTGGAGAG GTAATTCGGGTTGCGGTCTCAAGAAAAGGACAATACCCAGTTGGATTCATTCACTTTGGCAGTCGTTCA GAGCTTGACAATGCAATAAAAGAAATGGATGGTAAAACTGTCAGCGGACCTAACCGAGGGCCATCTTTCAAGATCCAG GTTTCAGTTGCTCGACCTGCAGTAGAGAACGATAATAAGAGAAGTCGTGAAGAGGTGAAAACTAGAAGATCAAATGTATCAGGAGGCAAGCCAGATTATTCTCATGGCAGATACGGACATGATTCGGTTGAACGTCAAACGAAAGCTCCAAGACTATCAAACAGG GTGGCTGATGTCACTGATCCCTATGAAGCAGCTCTTAATTCACTACCTTCAGCCGTCAACGAACTCTTACTTCGTATTTTACGTCTTGGAATTGGCAGTGCATACGAC ATTGACATCCACTGCATAAAGAGCCTCAGTGAGCTCCCTGAGTCAGGTGCTGTTGCCGTCCTTAATCAG TTTTTGATAACAGGTTCTGACAAACGCAATAAAGGAGAATATTTCCTTTCATTAATTGCTAAG CGCAAGGTTGAGGCTTTTGGCGCAGCACAAATATTACAGGATACTACTTATTTGTCCAGAAATTCTGAAATACAAACCAAGCGATACCGACATCAAGATTACGATTACACGGCATCCGG GAGCAGTAGATACAGCTCCCTAGGCGGTTATCCTTCCTCCTCTTATGTTGACGATCCAATAGTGTCTCAGTCAAGAAGATATGGCGAAGAAAGACCCGCTGTTGTAAGATACCCAGAACCAAGACTGCGTCGAGAAGAAGTACTACTTGAACCAAGACCAAATATTGGAAGGCAACTAGATCGAATATACACACAAGAACAGAGTTATAACGAAAGATCCGCACATGAACCCAGGCAGGACACTGGAAGGCATCTAGATCGAAGAGACATACATGAGCATAGTTATAAGGAAAGGTCGGCACATGAACCCAGACAGGACACTGGAAGGCATCTAGATCGAAGATACACACAAGAACAGAGTTATAATGAAAGATCAGCACATGAAACCAGGCAGGACACCGGAAGGCATCTAGATCGTAGAAACATACATGAGCAGAGTTATATTGAGAGATCAGCACATGAACCCAGACAGAACACTGGAAGGCATATAGAGCGAAGATACACACAAGAACAGAGTTACATTGAAAGACCAGCCGAAGTTGTTCTCCCTAGGGAAAGAAGATTGGTATCTGCCGCAGGGTACGCCACAAACATAGAACCAGAATTCAAGTCCAGGTCCTCTGCTGAATATTCTGCTGAACATCAGCAAATGAGGTTTGATCCCTACACAGGGGAGCCTTACAAGTTTGATCCCTTCACTGGGGAGCCCATCAGGCCAGAACCAAGCCTGCGTCGCTCAGGAAGCTTATACTGA
- the LOC109755661 gene encoding uncharacterized protein isoform X3, with translation MTSSLTLFLFFSWGFQDRRAASQGDYDEQDRRVKGAEVFVGGLPRSATEGTLREQIFSTCGEIVDLRIMKDQNGVSKGFGFVRFAERECAYIAKRQKNGIELQGKRLAVDLSLDQDTLFFGNLCKEWSAEEFEELIHKTFKDVISVDLATASNLDSSTSKRRLNRGFAFVRFSSHGAAARVLRIGSRTDFMLGGILHPAINWAERESNVDADEMAKIKTAFVGNLPANANEEYLKKLFGHFGEVIRVAVSRKGQYPVGFIHFGSRSELDNAIKEMDGKTVSGPNRGPSFKIQVSVARPAVENDNKRSREEVKTRRSNVSGGKPDYSHGRYGHDSVERQTKAPRLSNRVADVTDPYEAALNSLPSAVNELLLRILRLGIGSAYDIDIHCIKSLSELPESGAVAVLNQFLITGSDKRNKGEYFLSLIAKRKVEAFGAAQILQDTTYLSRNSEIQTKRYRHQDYDYTASGRYSSLGGYPSSSYVDDPIVSQSRRYGEERPAVVRYPEPRLRREEVLLEPRPNIGRQLDRIYTQEQSYNERSAHEPRQDTGRHLDRRDIHEHSYKERSAHEPRQDTGRHLDRRYTQEQSYNERSAHETRQDTGRHLDRRNIHEQSYIERSAHEPRQNTGRHIERRYTQEQSYIERPAEVVLPRERRLVSAAGYATNIEPEFKSRSSAEYSAEHQQMRFDPYTGEPYKFDPFTGEPIRPEPSLRRSGSLY, from the exons ATGACCTCGTCTCTgactttgtttttgtttttttcctggGGATTTCAGGACAGGAGGGCGGCGTCGCAAGGGGATTACGACGAGCAAG ACCGGCGAGTGAAAGGCGCCGAGGTGTTCGTCGGCGGGCTGCCGCGGTCGGCGACGGAGGGGACACTCCGAGAG CAGATATTTTCTACTTGTGGTGAGATTGTCGACTTGCGCATAATGAAGGATCAGAATGGTGTTTCCAAG GGATTTGGATTTGTGCGATTTGCAGAAAGGGAGTGTGCTTACATTGCTAAAAGGCAAAAGAATGGGATTGAG CTTCAAGGAAAGCGACTAGCTGTTGATCTTTCTTTGGATCAAGATACACTCTTCTTTGGAAATCTTTGCAAAG AATGGAGTgctgaagaatttgaagaattgATTCATAAG AcattcaaagatgtcatatcagTTGACCTTGCAACGGCTTCAAATCTTGATTCTTCAACGAGCAAAAGACGTCTAAATCGAGGCTTTGCGTTCGTGCGATTTTCTTCCCATGGA GCTGCAGCACGTGTACTCCGTATTGGTTCCAGAACAGATTTTATGCTTGGTGGTATTTTGCATCCAGCAATAAATTGGGCTGAGAGGGAGTCTAATGTGGATGCTGATGAAATGGCCAAG ATTAAGACTGCTTTTGTTGGTAATCTACCAGCAAATGCCAATGAGGAATATTTGAAAAAGCTTTTTGGACATTTTGGAGAG GTAATTCGGGTTGCGGTCTCAAGAAAAGGACAATACCCAGTTGGATTCATTCACTTTGGCAGTCGTTCA GAGCTTGACAATGCAATAAAAGAAATGGATGGTAAAACTGTCAGCGGACCTAACCGAGGGCCATCTTTCAAGATCCAG GTTTCAGTTGCTCGACCTGCAGTAGAGAACGATAATAAGAGAAGTCGTGAAGAGGTGAAAACTAGAAGATCAAATGTATCAGGAGGCAAGCCAGATTATTCTCATGGCAGATACGGACATGATTCGGTTGAACGTCAAACGAAAGCTCCAAGACTATCAAACAGG GTGGCTGATGTCACTGATCCCTATGAAGCAGCTCTTAATTCACTACCTTCAGCCGTCAACGAACTCTTACTTCGTATTTTACGTCTTGGAATTGGCAGTGCATACGAC ATTGACATCCACTGCATAAAGAGCCTCAGTGAGCTCCCTGAGTCAGGTGCTGTTGCCGTCCTTAATCAG TTTTTGATAACAGGTTCTGACAAACGCAATAAAGGAGAATATTTCCTTTCATTAATTGCTAAG CGCAAGGTTGAGGCTTTTGGCGCAGCACAAATATTACAGGATACTACTTATTTGTCCAGAAATTCTGAAATACAAACCAAGCGATACCGACATCAAGATTACGATTACACGGCATCCGG TAGATACAGCTCCCTAGGCGGTTATCCTTCCTCCTCTTATGTTGACGATCCAATAGTGTCTCAGTCAAGAAGATATGGCGAAGAAAGACCCGCTGTTGTAAGATACCCAGAACCAAGACTGCGTCGAGAAGAAGTACTACTTGAACCAAGACCAAATATTGGAAGGCAACTAGATCGAATATACACACAAGAACAGAGTTATAACGAAAGATCCGCACATGAACCCAGGCAGGACACTGGAAGGCATCTAGATCGAAGAGACATACATGAGCATAGTTATAAGGAAAGGTCGGCACATGAACCCAGACAGGACACTGGAAGGCATCTAGATCGAAGATACACACAAGAACAGAGTTATAATGAAAGATCAGCACATGAAACCAGGCAGGACACCGGAAGGCATCTAGATCGTAGAAACATACATGAGCAGAGTTATATTGAGAGATCAGCACATGAACCCAGACAGAACACTGGAAGGCATATAGAGCGAAGATACACACAAGAACAGAGTTACATTGAAAGACCAGCCGAAGTTGTTCTCCCTAGGGAAAGAAGATTGGTATCTGCCGCAGGGTACGCCACAAACATAGAACCAGAATTCAAGTCCAGGTCCTCTGCTGAATATTCTGCTGAACATCAGCAAATGAGGTTTGATCCCTACACAGGGGAGCCTTACAAGTTTGATCCCTTCACTGGGGAGCCCATCAGGCCAGAACCAAGCCTGCGTCGCTCAGGAAGCTTATACTGA
- the LOC109755661 gene encoding uncharacterized protein isoform X1: MTSSLTLFLFFSWGFQDRRAASQGDYDEQDRRVKGAEVFVGGLPRSATEGTLREQIFSTCGEIVDLRIMKDQNGVSKGFGFVRFAERECAYIAKRQKNGIELQGKRLAVDLSLDQDTLFFGNLCKEWSAEEFEELIHKTFKDVISVDLATASNLDSSTSKRRLNRGFAFVRFSSHGAAARVLRIGSRTDFMLGGILHPAINWAERESNVDADEMAKIKTAFVGNLPANANEEYLKKLFGHFGEVIRVAVSRKGQYPVGFIHFGSRSELDNAIKEMDGKTVSGPNRGPSFKIQVSVARPAVENDNKRSREEVKTRRSNVSGGKPDYSHGRYGHDSVERQTKAPRLSNRVADVTDPYEAALNSLPSAVNELLLRILRLGIGSAYDIDIHCIKSLSELPESGAVAVLNQFLITGSDKRNKGEYFLSLIAKRKVEAFGAAQILQDTTYLSRNSEIQTKRYRHQDYDYTASGSSRYSSLGGYPSSSYVDDPIVSQSRRYGEERPAVVRYPEPRLRREEVLLEPRPNIGRQLDRIYTQEQSYNERSAHEPRQDTGRHLDRRDIHEHSYKERSAHEPRQDTGRHLDRRYTQEQSYNERSAHETRQDTGRHLDRRNIHEQSYIERSAHEPRQNTGRHIERRYTQEQSYIERPAEVVLPRERRLVSAAGYATNIEPEFKSRSSAEYSAEHQQMRFDPYTGEPYKFDPFTGEPIRPEPSLRRSGSLY; encoded by the exons ATGACCTCGTCTCTgactttgtttttgtttttttcctggGGATTTCAGGACAGGAGGGCGGCGTCGCAAGGGGATTACGACGAGCAAG ACCGGCGAGTGAAAGGCGCCGAGGTGTTCGTCGGCGGGCTGCCGCGGTCGGCGACGGAGGGGACACTCCGAGAG CAGATATTTTCTACTTGTGGTGAGATTGTCGACTTGCGCATAATGAAGGATCAGAATGGTGTTTCCAAG GGATTTGGATTTGTGCGATTTGCAGAAAGGGAGTGTGCTTACATTGCTAAAAGGCAAAAGAATGGGATTGAG CTTCAAGGAAAGCGACTAGCTGTTGATCTTTCTTTGGATCAAGATACACTCTTCTTTGGAAATCTTTGCAAAG AATGGAGTgctgaagaatttgaagaattgATTCATAAG AcattcaaagatgtcatatcagTTGACCTTGCAACGGCTTCAAATCTTGATTCTTCAACGAGCAAAAGACGTCTAAATCGAGGCTTTGCGTTCGTGCGATTTTCTTCCCATGGA GCTGCAGCACGTGTACTCCGTATTGGTTCCAGAACAGATTTTATGCTTGGTGGTATTTTGCATCCAGCAATAAATTGGGCTGAGAGGGAGTCTAATGTGGATGCTGATGAAATGGCCAAG ATTAAGACTGCTTTTGTTGGTAATCTACCAGCAAATGCCAATGAGGAATATTTGAAAAAGCTTTTTGGACATTTTGGAGAG GTAATTCGGGTTGCGGTCTCAAGAAAAGGACAATACCCAGTTGGATTCATTCACTTTGGCAGTCGTTCA GAGCTTGACAATGCAATAAAAGAAATGGATGGTAAAACTGTCAGCGGACCTAACCGAGGGCCATCTTTCAAGATCCAG GTTTCAGTTGCTCGACCTGCAGTAGAGAACGATAATAAGAGAAGTCGTGAAGAGGTGAAAACTAGAAGATCAAATGTATCAGGAGGCAAGCCAGATTATTCTCATGGCAGATACGGACATGATTCGGTTGAACGTCAAACGAAAGCTCCAAGACTATCAAACAGG GTGGCTGATGTCACTGATCCCTATGAAGCAGCTCTTAATTCACTACCTTCAGCCGTCAACGAACTCTTACTTCGTATTTTACGTCTTGGAATTGGCAGTGCATACGAC ATTGACATCCACTGCATAAAGAGCCTCAGTGAGCTCCCTGAGTCAGGTGCTGTTGCCGTCCTTAATCAG TTTTTGATAACAGGTTCTGACAAACGCAATAAAGGAGAATATTTCCTTTCATTAATTGCTAAG CGCAAGGTTGAGGCTTTTGGCGCAGCACAAATATTACAGGATACTACTTATTTGTCCAGAAATTCTGAAATACAAACCAAGCGATACCGACATCAAGATTACGATTACACGGCATCCGG GAGCAGTAGATACAGCTCCCTAGGCGGTTATCCTTCCTCCTCTTATGTTGACGATCCAATAGTGTCTCAGTCAAGAAGATATGGCGAAGAAAGACCCGCTGTTGTAAGATACCCAGAACCAAGACTGCGTCGAGAAGAAGTACTACTTGAACCAAGACCAAATATTGGAAGGCAACTAGATCGAATATACACACAAGAACAGAGTTATAACGAAAGATCCGCACATGAACCCAGGCAGGACACTGGAAGGCATCTAGATCGAAGAGACATACATGAGCATAGTTATAAGGAAAGGTCGGCACATGAACCCAGACAGGACACTGGAAGGCATCTAGATCGAAGATACACACAAGAACAGAGTTATAATGAAAGATCAGCACATGAAACCAGGCAGGACACCGGAAGGCATCTAGATCGTAGAAACATACATGAGCAGAGTTATATTGAGAGATCAGCACATGAACCCAGACAGAACACTGGAAGGCATATAGAGCGAAGATACACACAAGAACAGAGTTACATTGAAAGACCAGCCGAAGTTGTTCTCCCTAGGGAAAGAAGATTGGTATCTGCCGCAGGGTACGCCACAAACATAGAACCAGAATTCAAGTCCAGGTCCTCTGCTGAATATTCTGCTGAACATCAGCAAATGAGGTTTGATCCCTACACAGGGGAGCCTTACAAGTTTGATCCCTTCACTGGGGAGCCCATCAGGCCAGAACCAAGCCTGCGTCGCTCAGGAAGCTTATACTGA